One Triticum dicoccoides isolate Atlit2015 ecotype Zavitan chromosome 4B, WEW_v2.0, whole genome shotgun sequence genomic window carries:
- the LOC119292639 gene encoding uncharacterized protein LOC119292639, producing MATTSLATHSSIDGDGDGLLRKCKEELNQEESKINVDKRVAKGQEYESGKGMQRSEMAGMEGFQFFEIRLPHKFVKMLSSREPHKVKLREAGSGRRRLWDMVVVFDGEGHMYLGIGWEHFAHTHELHLGHFLVFRYDGDAMFTMKMFDNTMCRMYYQHDDDASNGSSSGDDEEHSGKEEEQSGDDKEQSREVQPILADDDLAMVVADDDPAMVVADDNLAIVVPDADLAMVVAPAIPQLGDRTMPIVVEEYIRVGIRHSERIRRMKENKEKNE from the exons ATGGCGACGACCTCCCTGGCGACCCACTCCTCCATCGACGGAGATGGCGACGGCCTCCTAAG GAAATGTAAGGAAGAGTTAAATCAGGAAGAAAGCAAGATCAATGTCgataaaagggttgccaaggg GCAAGAGTATGAGAGTGGTAAAGGAATGCAG AGAAGTGAGATGGCTGGCATGGAAGGTTTCCAGTTCTTCGAGATC AGGCTGCCTCACAAGTTTGTGAAGATGCTCTCCAGCCGTGAGCCCCACAAAGTGAAGCTGCGGGAGGCCGGCAGCGGGCGTCGCAGGCTATGGGACATGGTGGTGGTGTTCGACGGCGAAGGCCACATGTACTTAGGGATCGGCTGGGAGCATTTCGCCCACACCCATGAGCTGCATCTTGGGCACTTCCTTGTCTTCCGCTACGATGGCGACGCCATGTTCACCATGAAGATGTTCGACAACACCATGTGCCGCATGTACTACCAGCACGATGACGATGCCA gcaatgggagcagcagcggggatgacgaggagcataGTGGGAAAGaagaggagcagagcggggatgacaaGGAGCAGAGCAGGGAGGTGCAGCCTATTCTGGCTGATGatgaccttgctatggtggtggctgacgacgaccctgctatggtggtggctgacgacaaCCTTGCGATTGTGGTGCCTGACGCTGACCTCGCGATGGTAGTGGCACCGGCAATTCCACAGCTGGGTGacaggaccatgccaattgtggtagaggagtacatccgcgtcggcattcgccactctgagcgcatcaggaggatgaaggagaaTAAGGAGAAGAACgagtga